The Takifugu rubripes chromosome 16, fTakRub1.2, whole genome shotgun sequence genome contains the following window.
CAAATGTAACAGAACATATTCGTCACATTCTGAGATGGCTTTTCAGAAATCTTCCTGGGTACGTTACCTGTTTACACTGTCCTTCTAAAGTTAATGAAAAAGGCACGATTGGATCATTTCACATTAGTACAGTTTGGCCTGCATCGTTGGCTCCCTGATGAGAAATGAATATTCATGCACACttgcaaataaacaaaaactTGCTTTGGTTATTAAACAGCAGAGGAGCCAATTTGGTGATGGTCCCAGATCTTGAGTCATTCTGACTTTATCAGCTGAGTAACACATCGTATCTGCAGGTGTGCTGCCAACATTATAGAGAATCGTCTGCATTTACTCACTTAGAAAAGAAGTTGATCAACTGCTTTTATTGAGCAAAATATGCTTTAAGTAGAGATAATTAGCAGTCTAAGCTCGTTACTAGCTTGCTCCAGTATTCAGGCATGCATTCTTTATTATCTGTCCTCAGAGGTGGTTGAACATGCCTGCAGCATCACATCCCTCATGCTGGGGGAGACGTTACCTTCCATCACCAAGGACATGGACACCTACACCTACCGCCTGCCCATCGGGGTGTGTGCTGGCATTGCCCCTTTCAACTTCCCTGCCATGATTCCTCTCTGGATGTTCCCCATTGGTATGGTATGTGGCAACACCTACCTGATGAAGCCCTCCGAAAGGGTCCCAGGATGCACCATGCTCCTGGGCAAAATGCTCCAGGACGCCGGGGCTCCAGACGGCACTCTCAACATCATCCACGGACAACACGCAGGTGAACGTCAACATTCATTTAGATGGTTGTAAGAACCAATAAGTGGGGGGGTCCTAAGGTTGTTTTGGAGCACTTGTCATCTACCTCCCGGCTTTTCCGCGATGAGAAATTTCCATAATAAGTGCAGCCTTGATCTGTAAGTAATTCAGGAGCGCTCAAGGCAAGAGGAAGAATATGTGCGTTCAAAGATTTTGTATATTATTATTGTGTACCTTCGGGGGGCGGAAGGACTGAGGTGAAGATTTACATGACCGGTTTGTGTCTTCTTTAGCGGTGAACTTCATCTGTGACCACCCGGCCATCAAAGCCATCAGCTTTGTGGGCTCCAACTCGGCGGGGGAGTACATCTACGAGCGTGGGTCCAAGAACGGCAAGAGAGTGCAGTCCAATATGGTACGGCAGGACTTTAATGTGCCCGATCAAAACTTAAACCCCCCCCTAAATAGGATTCTTTATGTTGTGAATAAAATGAGcaaaatatttccttttgttaCCAAGGCAACAGCTGAGGACTACAGCGAGGCTGTCAGTCAGAGAGATGTGTAACATATGTGACTCACTGCGCTGGCTGTATTAAACATTTGTCCTACTGTGCTGCTGGTGAGACTCCCTACTGAGTTGTGTTCTACATTTTTCTACATTAGGGTGCCAAAAATCACGGTGTAGTGATGCCTGATGCCAACAAAGAGAACACCATCAACCAGCTAGTGGGTGCTGCCTTCGGAGCAGCTGGCCAGCGCTGCATGGCCCTCTCCACTGCTATTTTTGTCGGGGAGTCTCGCAATTGGCTCCCAGAGCTGGTGGAACGCTCCAGATCGCTGCGCGTGAACGCAGGTATCTGTGCCGATGCCAATTTGCATTTCAAACAGCGCTTGTCCTTATTATTTCACttttctcaccttttttttttcctttgcaaAATGCAAGAAAGAATTTTATGCATGTTCTGTGCTTAAGGTGATCAGCCAGGCGCAGATGTGGGACCCCTGATCTCTCCTCAAGCCAAAGAGAGAGTGGAGTGTTTGATTCAGTCTGGCGTGGAGGAAGGCGCCAAAGTGCTGCTGGATGGGAGGAATGTCAAAGTCAAGGgatatgaaaatggaaacttTGTTGGGCCAACTATCCTGAGCAAAGTTATGGTGAGATTTTTAGATAGTTTGAGATGCCCAATGTAATCTTTGTGTAATGGAAGGAAATCTTTTATCAATTAGATGCATTTCCTTGCTAGCTTAACACAAAAGCTTATAAATCCAAGCAAACATCACACTTTGCAGCATCAATATAGTGCACCTAAAGTCAATTTTCAACAAGCTTAAAGGTACATTTTCATTTCAAGAGGCCCGCTATAGATATTTTACAGTCAAAGTTGCACATTAAACCCGTCTAATTGTGTAGATTCCTCATTTTGTACTTGCCAAAGTCTCTTTCTCGTGGTCAATTTAAAATGGAAAGGAGCTGTTAAGCGTTACTAAATTATTTGAAACCCTGCTGGCAGATGGCGTCATATTAATTCTGCTCCTGTTTGTTTCAGCCAAACATGACTTGCTACAAAGAGGAGATCTTTGGACCGGTGCTCGTCGTCCTCGAGGCCGACAGTCTGGATGAAGCCATTTCCATCATCAACCAAAATCCCTATGGCAACGGCACAGCTATTTTTACCACTAATGGGGCCACAGCGCGCAAATACACACATGAGGTGGATGTTGGCCAGGTGAGGGGCTATTTTTAGAATGGTTTAATAACAGGATGATGTATAAAGAAGCCCAGATATTAACTGCAGCTGTTGTAATTAATTAGATtggtttgctgtttttttttttttttttcccttccctggTGAGATGTGAATGTATGTTCCCTCACTGTATGAAGCAAACAGAGCCCTTAATTTATGGGAAAattgaatattttattattgtggGTAGTTTCATTAAATCATAGGGAACATTTTAAAGCTTTAGACTTGATATAAGGTGATATGAATTGagtaatatttacatttttagagAAGTAAAAGCATGTTTCACCTGGGATGAAGTGGAATTGGTCCGATTTAATTATCAGACGCCGATGCTTTCATCAGTTTTAATAAACagattatttcattttagacaattttttttttaaagcttaaatttctttttttttttttaatgcttttttaaGCTCCATTGCTGTAGGTGGAACAAAATTGTCTGAAAATCTGTCATGACATCAACAGTCTGAAGGTTTTAATTATATCAGTCCATCAATATTGGATGCATCCATCATAAGAAAAAACGTAAGGAATCTAAAAATGAAAACGACCGCGTGGTTCTTCCAGCAATGTTGCCTTTGTTACTTTCAGTTCTCATGACTCCTTTTTTTGGTGAACTGATGATCCTCAATATCTTCTCAGCTTCTAAAGTTCTCATTGGCATTTACTTACTTTCACACGAAAGAAGGGGAACATCTGCATTCATTCCGCCAACAATGGGTATATGGAAAAGGTTAAATGTTGCCTTGGTGACAGCCTTCGTTTTCCTGGTTGATTTCACGCTTGGTGGTAGAGAAAATTGCACAGTAGCGGTCGGGTTGAttgaatcaaatcaaaatgtggattgtggggttgttttttttttctgtgaccaTTATGCAGTCGTCGTCATCATGTGCTGctctaaaaagacaaaaatgagaggaaaatatCCTTCATGTGTGCAGATCGGCGTGAACGTGCCCATCCCCGTTCCCCTGCCCATGTTCTCTTTCACTGGCTCCAGAGGTTCGTTCAGGGGAGACACCAACTTCTATGGAAAACAGGTAAAACCGCATTTACACATCCACAAACGTCACAATTGTGAGCATCACTGCAGCTCAACTGAGGACTTGTCTCTTCTTGCCTCCAGGGCATCCAGTTTTACACTCAGATAAAGACCGTCACCTCGCAGTGGAAGGCCGAGGATGCCACCGTCACATCCCCAGCTGTTACTATGCCGACTATGGGGCGCTAAATGGATTGCACTT
Protein-coding sequences here:
- the LOC101066279 gene encoding methylmalonate-semialdehyde dehydrogenase [acylating], mitochondrial-like, producing the protein MAALIRSVLIKKVAHQLGRCYSSSVPTTKLFIDGKFVESSTSEWLDIHNPATNEVVGRVPKATQEEMLAAVDSCSRAFHSWSETSILSRQQIFLRYQQLIKDNIKELAKMITLEQGKTLADAEGDVFRGLQVVEHACSITSLMLGETLPSITKDMDTYTYRLPIGVCAGIAPFNFPAMIPLWMFPIGMVCGNTYLMKPSERVPGCTMLLGKMLQDAGAPDGTLNIIHGQHAAVNFICDHPAIKAISFVGSNSAGEYIYERGSKNGKRVQSNMGAKNHGVVMPDANKENTINQLVGAAFGAAGQRCMALSTAIFVGESRNWLPELVERSRSLRVNAGDQPGADVGPLISPQAKERVECLIQSGVEEGAKVLLDGRNVKVKGYENGNFVGPTILSKVMPNMTCYKEEIFGPVLVVLEADSLDEAISIINQNPYGNGTAIFTTNGATARKYTHEVDVGQIGVNVPIPVPLPMFSFTGSRGSFRGDTNFYGKQGIQFYTQIKTVTSQWKAEDATVTSPAVTMPTMGR